One Equus quagga isolate Etosha38 chromosome 5, UCLA_HA_Equagga_1.0, whole genome shotgun sequence genomic window carries:
- the CELA3B gene encoding chymotrypsin-like elastase family member 3B, translating to MMLRLLSSLLFVALASGSGQASQQPSSRVVNGENAVPYSWPWQVSLQYEKEGAYYHTCGGSLIAPDWVVTAGHCISSSRSYQVVLGEYDRAEEEGPEQVIPINAGDLFVHPLWNSNCVACGNDIALVKLSRSAQLGDAVQVASLPPASDILPNEAPCYISGWGRLYTGGPLPDKLQEALLPVVDYEHCSRWDWWGSIVKKTMVCAGGDSSSGCNGDSGGPLNCPAEDGSWQVHGVTSFVSALGCNTRKKPTVFTRISAFSDWIEEIISSN from the exons ATGATGCTCCGGCTGCTGAGTTCCCTCCTATTTGTGGCCCTTG cctcaggctCTGGCCAAGCTTCCCAGCAACCCTCCTCGCGTGTTGTCAACGGCGAGAACGCGGTGCCCTACAGCTGGCCCTGGCAG GTCTCCCTGCAGTATGAGAAGGAGGGAGCCTACTACCACACCTGTGGCGGCAGCCTCATTGCCCCTGACTGGGTCGTAACCGCGGGCCACTGCATCTC GAGCTCCCGGAGCTACCAGGTGGTGTTGGGCGAGTATGACCGGGCGGAGGAGGAGGGCCCCGAACAGGTGATCCCCATCAATGCTGGGGACCTCTTTGTGCACCCACTCTGGAACTCCAACTGCGTGGCCTGTGG caaTGACATCGCCCTCGTCAAGCTCTCGCGCAGTGCCCAGCTGGGAGATGCGGTCCAggtggcctccctccctcccgccagCGACATCCTGCCCAATGAGGCGCCCTGCTACATCAGCGGCTGGGGCCGTCTCTACA CTGGGGGGCCACTCCCGGACAAGCTGCAGGAGGCCCTGCTGCCTGTGGTGGACTATGAGCACTGCTCCAGGTGGGACTGGTGGGGCAGCATCGTGAAGAAGACCATGGTGTGCGCCGGCGGGGACTCCAGCTCTGGGTGCAAC GGTGACTCTGGAGGACCCCTCAACTGCCCCGCAGAGGATGGCTCCTGGCAGGTCCACGGTGTGACCAGCTTTGTATCTGCCTTGGGCTGCAACACTCGCAAGAAGCCTACAGTGTTCACACGAATCTCAGCCTTCAGTGACTGGATCGAGGAG ATTATTTCAAGTAACTAG